In one window of Lewinella sp. 4G2 DNA:
- a CDS encoding sensor histidine kinase, with product MGSPKTMFRSVTHARLWFFYVANLLLATTNLSGQLYDGTNATLSKYSLEDGVPGRIVHTTVRDTNGIIWLGAANRIIRYDGYQFEAIPGISETFSGNFTLGEDGLIYAPHPTVLDSVEIFDPYALRSYGLRLSNLHRGNIQTVRTGHQTPFTYVAGDSIFQLRYASHERTDAASAPFTPFPLHLLPSPLEQETDRLIYANQDQWICRREQRIIWQKNGREKSIGLPASSINQLRLLRTGELWCLTDTTTFRTTFQEAQFREIPSTTLPRARYNHLAEDEVGNVLIGYIEAYNLRAERWHLILQTSNHDLKWIEKLDDRILGAYGRDFSKCIDLASYGGLNLIDFGTSRTRNFKKYFYDPNVTKSKFGHVMRGFTTSPDGITYVNKDSAMDAWYTLKPGASKVDTLPIRDERGHIIDQFGCGTNMLNYRGYVYGHSCFRSPDSTRAHLYRYDPATDDWRVFTAPDLQQVFRYAVLDSNRNCIWLPAEHTGGGAGGRIYRFDLDTETISEYPVKSGRSSLNGYPRDAILSADGSRLWIGSIDGLYEFDIATLHLSRHRIGGNVPTRILDIHPESSARLLLGTLDAGIWAFDVDTKQFSEIGALVESNEVRSENTFIPLPNNSVAGIMGSLDTGLVITTFNGLVYYRDGFTRTFTTREGLGDNEFNSSSLHYDRGTDTWYAGGINGFVSFSSQDLQRQESPYYPVLLRYRLLDGDRGKKEVIQPLAAEGGLLNISPSTVYFTLEYTVPDYRKGRELQYETRLVGLDPDWRTATTTPNVRYTRLPPGEYEFQYRATDADGNIASARNSLFITVERAWYEKPGFYLAVGLLLAGIATIIVRSRFSRLKERYEASRKVQALELRTLRQQMNPHFISNAMNAIREFVYQEDTDRAADYLTDFSRLMRLFLEASRSPMTTIENEVDLISLYVRLEQLRFPGKFTFALTVDENIERDMDEIPSFLLQPIIENAINHGLHPRDRGGELRLSFQLDAEDDDRITIVVSDNGIGRDAAQRRTSDKRHTSRAMEIINDRKNLLSENEDLLFTMETSDLYPGQEFPGTRVTIVIASRPVH from the coding sequence GTGGGAAGCCCCAAAACGATGTTCCGGTCAGTTACGCATGCACGGCTCTGGTTCTTTTACGTAGCTAACCTCTTGTTGGCTACCACCAATCTGTCCGGCCAACTCTACGATGGTACGAATGCCACGTTGAGCAAATACTCCCTTGAGGACGGCGTACCGGGGCGAATCGTACACACTACTGTCCGGGACACCAATGGCATCATCTGGCTAGGAGCCGCCAACAGGATCATTCGGTACGATGGATATCAGTTTGAGGCCATCCCGGGCATCTCCGAAACCTTTTCGGGCAACTTCACCCTCGGGGAGGATGGTTTGATCTACGCTCCCCACCCCACCGTGCTGGACTCCGTAGAGATCTTCGACCCCTACGCTTTGCGCAGCTACGGTTTACGCTTATCCAACCTACACCGGGGTAATATCCAAACCGTCAGGACTGGTCACCAAACGCCTTTCACCTACGTTGCGGGAGATTCAATCTTTCAACTCCGGTACGCCAGCCACGAGAGAACCGATGCCGCTTCCGCACCGTTTACACCCTTTCCTCTGCACCTGCTGCCGAGCCCGCTTGAGCAGGAAACTGATCGTTTGATTTACGCCAATCAGGACCAGTGGATCTGTCGCCGTGAACAAAGGATAATTTGGCAGAAAAATGGCCGCGAAAAATCGATTGGCCTACCTGCCAGTAGCATTAATCAGCTCCGCTTGCTACGCACTGGGGAATTGTGGTGCCTGACGGACACGACTACGTTTCGGACGACATTTCAGGAGGCGCAGTTTAGAGAAATACCCTCCACTACCCTACCCCGCGCTCGGTATAACCATCTTGCGGAGGACGAAGTGGGCAACGTGCTAATTGGCTACATTGAAGCCTACAACCTACGCGCCGAGCGGTGGCACCTGATCCTGCAAACGAGTAACCACGATTTAAAGTGGATCGAAAAATTGGACGACCGTATCCTGGGAGCCTACGGTCGGGACTTCAGCAAATGCATCGACCTGGCCAGCTACGGCGGCTTAAATCTGATTGATTTTGGAACCTCCCGCACCAGGAATTTTAAAAAGTACTTCTACGACCCCAACGTAACCAAAAGCAAGTTTGGCCACGTGATGCGCGGGTTTACCACTTCTCCCGACGGCATTACCTACGTGAATAAGGATTCCGCCATGGATGCCTGGTACACCCTCAAACCGGGTGCCAGCAAAGTAGATACCCTACCCATCCGGGATGAGCGTGGCCACATTATCGATCAGTTCGGCTGCGGCACCAACATGCTGAATTACCGGGGCTACGTTTACGGCCACAGTTGCTTTCGCTCACCCGATTCAACTCGGGCGCACCTGTACCGCTACGACCCCGCCACCGACGATTGGCGAGTGTTTACCGCGCCGGACCTCCAGCAAGTATTCCGCTACGCCGTGCTGGACAGCAACCGGAATTGCATCTGGCTCCCGGCGGAACACACCGGCGGAGGAGCGGGTGGACGAATCTACCGATTTGACCTGGATACGGAAACGATCTCCGAATACCCCGTAAAATCCGGCAGGAGTAGCCTAAATGGTTACCCCCGAGACGCCATCCTTTCCGCCGATGGCAGCCGCCTATGGATCGGATCGATTGATGGGCTCTACGAATTTGACATTGCCACACTACACCTGAGCCGCCACCGGATCGGAGGAAACGTACCCACGCGGATTTTGGACATCCACCCCGAATCATCCGCCCGGCTGCTATTGGGCACGCTTGATGCCGGCATCTGGGCCTTCGACGTGGATACAAAGCAATTTTCTGAAATCGGCGCCCTAGTAGAAAGCAACGAGGTACGGTCGGAAAATACCTTCATCCCCCTCCCCAATAACAGCGTCGCCGGGATTATGGGTAGCCTTGACACCGGATTGGTCATCACTACATTCAACGGGTTAGTGTACTACCGTGATGGCTTCACCCGCACCTTCACTACCCGGGAAGGGCTCGGCGACAACGAATTCAATAGCTCCTCCCTGCACTACGACCGGGGAACGGACACTTGGTATGCCGGCGGCATTAACGGTTTTGTCTCCTTTTCGAGCCAGGACTTGCAGCGCCAGGAGAGTCCTTATTATCCTGTCCTACTACGGTACCGATTACTGGATGGTGACCGCGGAAAGAAGGAGGTGATTCAACCTTTAGCGGCGGAGGGGGGACTGTTGAATATCTCACCCTCAACGGTGTACTTCACGCTGGAGTACACCGTTCCGGATTACCGAAAAGGACGGGAGCTGCAGTACGAGACCCGGCTCGTCGGGCTCGACCCGGACTGGCGGACGGCCACCACTACGCCCAACGTTCGTTACACCCGTTTGCCTCCGGGGGAGTACGAATTTCAGTACCGGGCCACCGACGCGGATGGTAACATCGCTTCCGCCAGAAACTCATTATTCATTACCGTAGAGCGCGCCTGGTACGAGAAGCCAGGCTTCTACCTAGCCGTTGGGCTTTTACTCGCAGGGATCGCTACTATCATCGTCCGCTCCCGTTTCAGCCGGTTGAAGGAGCGCTACGAAGCTAGCCGTAAGGTCCAGGCGCTGGAATTGCGGACGCTGCGGCAACAGATGAATCCTCACTTCATCTCTAACGCGATGAACGCCATCCGTGAATTCGTCTACCAGGAAGACACCGACCGCGCCGCCGATTACCTTACGGATTTTAGCCGGTTGATGCGGCTTTTCCTGGAGGCCTCCCGTTCGCCGATGACGACGATCGAAAATGAAGTGGATCTCATCAGCCTGTACGTACGCCTCGAACAGCTTCGTTTCCCCGGCAAGTTTACGTTTGCGCTCACCGTCGATGAAAATATTGAGCGGGACATGGACGAGATCCCATCCTTTCTTCTGCAACCGATCATTGAGAACGCCATCAATCACGGGCTGCACCCGCGCGACCGGGGTGGCGAACTCCGCTTAAGCTTCCAACTGGACGCCGAGGACGATGACCGCATAACGATTGTCGTCTCCGACAACGGAATTGGCCGGGACGCCGCGCAACGCCGTACAAGTGATAAACGGCATACTTCACGGGCTATGGAGATCATCAACGACCGCAAGAACTTACTCAGCGAGAATGAAGACCTCCTCTTTACTATGGAAACTTCCGATCTTTACCCCGGCCAGGAATTTCCGGGTACCCGGGTGACCATCGTAATCGCCAGCCGACCCGTCCATTAA
- a CDS encoding LytTR family DNA-binding domain-containing protein, giving the protein MINAILIDDEPAANRSLNAMLERYHPEVVVKGTAVDVASGLKAIKQINPDLLFLDINMPDGSGIDLIRGLDPGNRPEVIFVTSEVNYSMQAVKVAALGYLVKPVDKSELKISLEIAKVRIEQRNSEARLRALLSNADGDNYAAKQISIPSDNGVEFVTAGEILYCSGLEGYTNIHLSDGTKRLSSYSLGEYRKMLEPFGFFVVHRSHLVNRAQVRGLARGGDLVLKNGEQVAISRRRKEAVLQWIKNG; this is encoded by the coding sequence ATGATTAACGCTATCCTCATCGATGACGAACCCGCCGCGAATAGGAGCCTGAACGCTATGCTGGAACGGTATCATCCCGAAGTGGTTGTTAAAGGGACTGCTGTGGATGTGGCCAGTGGCTTAAAGGCCATTAAGCAGATCAACCCAGACCTACTGTTCCTGGATATCAACATGCCGGACGGTAGCGGAATTGATTTAATTCGGGGCCTGGACCCGGGGAATAGGCCTGAAGTGATCTTCGTAACCAGCGAGGTGAATTACTCCATGCAGGCCGTCAAGGTAGCAGCCCTGGGTTATCTCGTGAAACCCGTTGATAAAAGTGAGCTGAAGATCTCACTGGAAATCGCCAAGGTGAGGATTGAACAGCGCAACAGTGAAGCGCGGCTAAGAGCCCTCCTCAGCAACGCAGATGGCGACAACTACGCAGCCAAGCAGATCAGTATTCCTTCGGATAACGGAGTGGAATTCGTGACGGCAGGCGAGATCCTTTACTGTTCCGGTCTGGAAGGCTACACCAACATTCATTTAAGCGACGGCACCAAACGGCTATCCTCTTACAGCCTCGGTGAATACCGAAAAATGCTGGAGCCCTTCGGGTTTTTTGTCGTTCATCGGTCCCACTTAGTAAACCGGGCTCAGGTGCGTGGTTTGGCACGGGGAGGTGACCTGGTCCTCAAAAATGGAGAGCAGGTGGCCATCAGCCGGCGGCGGAAAGAAGCGGTCCTGCAATGGATAAAAAATGGATAG
- a CDS encoding M28 family peptidase gives MSRFFFTSLCLSLLTASTLSAQITPQNLRTSDDQAKELAATITPQDLRKHLTIIAADNMEGRETGQPGQKKAAQYLKGEFERLGLPAIGEDGGYFQTIVFSRHKWDNIEMTLNGKKLRHLWEYASAPSQNQSREAVKIDEVTFLGYGIDDPAYSDYKGVDVAGKTIMILDGEPMSGKGISVISGTDTPSNWAADKEGKLRLAKKMGVETVLFIDPDFKTNIRQIRQESMDGRMRMAETTEAERDMANVVYITPKLSRQILGKKEKKVIKARKKMGKKGKSKAVTVPVDITLTQTKQTDELVGENIYGFVEGSDPVLKDEVLVISAHYDHIGKRGDNVFNGADDNGSGTSTILEVAEAFTTAKAQGIGPRRSVLFLLVSGEEKGLLGSEYYASHPKFALENTVADINVDMVGRVDEEHSDNPEYIYVIGSDRLSTELHEINERMNKTFTNLELDYTYNAEDDPNRYYYRSDHYNFAVKGIPSVFFFNGTHADYHQATDTVDKINFDKMAKIGQLVFHTAWQLSNQDRRIEVDVTE, from the coding sequence ATGTCAAGATTCTTCTTTACTTCCCTCTGCCTTTCCCTTCTCACCGCATCTACGCTCAGCGCCCAGATCACACCGCAGAATTTGCGTACGAGTGATGACCAAGCGAAGGAGCTTGCGGCTACCATCACGCCGCAAGATCTCAGAAAGCACCTGACCATTATTGCCGCCGATAATATGGAGGGCAGGGAAACGGGTCAACCGGGCCAGAAAAAGGCCGCACAGTACCTGAAGGGGGAGTTTGAACGCCTGGGCCTGCCGGCTATTGGTGAGGACGGTGGCTACTTTCAGACCATCGTATTCAGCCGCCACAAATGGGACAATATTGAGATGACGTTGAACGGTAAGAAACTGCGCCACCTGTGGGAATACGCCAGCGCACCTTCACAGAACCAGAGCCGGGAAGCCGTTAAGATCGACGAAGTAACCTTCCTCGGCTACGGTATTGACGACCCGGCGTACAGCGATTACAAGGGCGTCGACGTGGCGGGCAAAACCATCATGATTCTGGATGGGGAACCGATGAGTGGTAAAGGTATCTCCGTCATATCCGGTACGGACACCCCCTCCAATTGGGCGGCCGATAAGGAAGGTAAACTTCGACTGGCCAAAAAAATGGGGGTGGAAACCGTGCTGTTTATCGACCCTGATTTCAAGACCAACATTCGCCAAATCCGCCAGGAGAGCATGGACGGGCGAATGCGGATGGCCGAAACGACCGAAGCGGAGCGCGACATGGCCAACGTCGTGTACATCACCCCGAAATTGAGCCGGCAGATACTGGGGAAGAAAGAGAAAAAGGTCATCAAAGCCCGCAAGAAAATGGGGAAGAAGGGTAAATCAAAAGCGGTGACCGTCCCCGTCGATATCACCCTGACTCAAACCAAGCAGACCGACGAACTGGTAGGCGAAAACATTTACGGCTTCGTGGAAGGATCCGACCCGGTTTTAAAAGACGAGGTGCTCGTGATCAGCGCTCACTACGATCATATCGGTAAGCGTGGGGATAACGTCTTCAACGGCGCCGACGATAATGGCTCGGGCACTAGCACCATTCTGGAAGTTGCCGAGGCTTTCACTACCGCCAAAGCGCAGGGTATCGGGCCTCGCCGTAGCGTCCTGTTCCTGCTGGTGAGTGGAGAAGAGAAGGGTCTGTTGGGCTCGGAGTACTACGCCAGCCATCCAAAATTTGCCCTTGAGAATACAGTTGCCGACATCAACGTCGACATGGTGGGCCGCGTCGATGAAGAGCACTCGGACAACCCCGAGTACATCTACGTCATCGGTTCCGATCGTCTCAGTACCGAGCTACACGAGATCAACGAGCGGATGAACAAGACCTTTACGAATCTGGAATTGGATTACACCTACAATGCTGAAGACGATCCCAACCGCTACTACTACCGGTCGGACCACTACAACTTTGCGGTGAAGGGCATCCCCAGCGTCTTTTTCTTCAACGGGACCCACGCGGACTACCATCAGGCGACGGACACGGTAGATAAAATCAACTTTGATAAGATGGCCAAGATCGGCCAACTCGTCTTCCATACGGCTTGGCAACTATCTAATCAGGACCGCCGGATTGAAGTGGATGTGACTGAGTAG
- a CDS encoding Pycsar system effector family protein: MNITVDRNQLLVDVEAYVENHIHEKVDPNFVYHNFQHTCAVVEAAQELADHYEVSDDERLAIMLAAWFHDTGYSEGWEDHEERGVTNAEQFLRQQGVDDGELLSAIAGAIRATKMPQDPQSFVEQIVADADLSHLGDLSYWDRCGRVRQEFALTRDMNMSDQAWIDFELGFMLNHEYHTEAARKLFGKRKNKHLKQLYKRKKALYPDQTPTNLEELEQAKRKKKKLKKLKKSLKEGASADQPFKPGRGVETMYRATYRTHVNLSSIADNKANIMLSVNAIVLSVVVANLATKLDSNPHLLIPTIILVSVCLASLFYAIQATRPKVTEGKSSLEDIKARRSNLLFFGNFYNMQIDDFHYGMMEMIRDEDFLYSSMTRDLYYLGVVLAKKYAFLRVCYNIFLFGIIVAVAAFLAAIIYHNSTQPIPANTMNLLIPNQ, from the coding sequence ATGAATATCACCGTTGATCGTAATCAGCTACTCGTCGACGTGGAGGCCTACGTGGAAAATCACATCCACGAAAAGGTCGACCCTAATTTCGTCTACCACAACTTCCAACACACCTGCGCGGTGGTGGAAGCAGCCCAGGAATTGGCGGACCATTACGAAGTCAGTGATGATGAACGACTGGCCATCATGTTGGCCGCCTGGTTTCACGATACCGGCTATTCCGAAGGTTGGGAAGACCACGAGGAACGCGGGGTCACCAACGCCGAACAATTCCTCCGCCAGCAAGGAGTAGATGATGGAGAGCTGCTATCAGCAATTGCGGGAGCCATCCGGGCTACCAAAATGCCCCAGGATCCACAGAGTTTCGTCGAACAGATCGTAGCCGATGCGGACCTTAGCCACCTGGGTGACCTGAGTTACTGGGATCGCTGCGGCCGCGTCCGCCAGGAGTTTGCCCTGACTCGTGATATGAATATGTCGGACCAGGCGTGGATCGATTTCGAGCTCGGCTTCATGCTCAACCACGAGTATCATACGGAGGCAGCGCGCAAGCTATTCGGGAAAAGGAAGAACAAACACCTAAAGCAACTCTACAAGCGTAAAAAGGCCCTCTACCCGGATCAAACGCCTACCAACTTGGAAGAACTGGAGCAGGCCAAGCGCAAAAAGAAGAAGCTGAAAAAGCTGAAAAAGTCGCTCAAAGAGGGGGCGAGTGCTGATCAACCCTTCAAACCGGGTCGGGGGGTAGAGACGATGTACCGGGCCACTTACCGTACCCACGTAAACCTGAGTAGCATCGCCGATAACAAGGCCAACATCATGCTGTCCGTCAATGCCATCGTGCTTTCCGTCGTGGTCGCTAACCTGGCAACGAAACTGGATTCTAATCCTCACCTGCTGATTCCTACCATCATCTTGGTGTCCGTCTGTTTGGCTTCACTCTTCTACGCCATTCAGGCCACCCGGCCTAAGGTTACGGAGGGCAAAAGCAGCTTGGAAGACATCAAAGCCCGGAGAAGTAACCTGCTGTTCTTCGGCAACTTCTACAATATGCAGATCGATGATTTCCACTACGGCATGATGGAAATGATCCGGGACGAAGACTTCCTCTACAGCTCCATGACGCGGGACCTTTATTACCTCGGTGTCGTCCTGGCCAAGAAGTATGCTTTCTTACGCGTATGCTACAACATCTTCCTCTTCGGCATCATCGTTGCGGTCGCCGCATTTCTAGCCGCAATCATTTACCACAACTCTACACAGCCTATTCCCGCCAACACGATGAACCTGCTTATCCCAAACCAGTAG
- a CDS encoding YkvA family protein, with translation MKGLKKYRARFSEFKFWEKLKNYAVAAGAKTVYTALLLYYAYQRKETPGWAKRLVIGVLGYLIVPIDAIPDLGFLIGYTDDLGVLSFALVTIAAYVNDDVRANARAQMSTWFDALDEEALAEVDDKL, from the coding sequence ATGAAAGGATTAAAAAAGTACCGGGCCCGATTTAGTGAGTTCAAGTTTTGGGAGAAGCTCAAAAATTACGCCGTCGCCGCCGGTGCGAAGACGGTTTACACTGCGCTGTTGCTCTATTACGCCTACCAGCGAAAAGAAACGCCGGGGTGGGCCAAGCGGCTCGTCATTGGTGTACTTGGCTACCTCATTGTTCCGATCGATGCCATTCCTGATCTGGGCTTTCTAATCGGATATACGGACGATCTCGGCGTGCTGAGCTTCGCACTCGTTACCATAGCCGCCTACGTTAACGACGACGTCCGTGCCAACGCCCGCGCCCAAATGTCGACGTGGTTTGACGCCTTAGACGAAGAGGCCCTGGCGGAAGTAGACGATAAATTGTAA
- a CDS encoding peptidylprolyl isomerase, which translates to MLLILSVVALKSCVPPGETTFEGVVVDLNDPVTRRIYTHQNDRNVDSLLVYLEADEPSYRYQAARAFGSFPKLPASARTRLVAVLGDRNPLVRTAGAYALGQTGTEEAAQDLAASFDTLGVYDEYNGELLMAIGKTAPAATQTQVTNITTYRPVDTTLRAAQVWSLFYFARRGIRSDRGDSIALAHLLSEETPMPVLEPAAFYLQRFPVTLTANQEQAMRGLLRSSTNSDVLMAAVRTLGETGAAPSRVALLRALANQPDWRVRIEILKALGTYDYTLVRQNVLERLSDEHPLVRRQAATYLLDHGDASDATYYHRFAKDSTRTDIRYTLYGAANRYLPLYLTDYRGRINYDLQQAFAATEDVQQKAAILQSLAEFPWNYRTIYDLYVETGSPAVRSAAAEALHTISSREDFNEYFRGSAPRVRLDLASFFQEMITTLAVGPAYHAAEAIAERSEVYRPLYPDRTWLRSAINAFKLPKEIEAYYAVDAARAALAGEPAPKPKQPDSNVRAIDWDLLGEADQTVQVRTDVGRFTLKMLPDIAPASVSNFLALAEDQYYDGKVFHRVVPNFVAQGGGPLGDGFGAENYSLRTETPNVRWDRTGLVGMASAGKDTEGVQFFITHRPTPHLDGNYTIFAEVTEGQEVIDQITVGTKIESITIR; encoded by the coding sequence TTGCTACTTATCCTTAGCGTCGTAGCGCTGAAAAGCTGTGTCCCCCCCGGTGAAACGACGTTTGAGGGAGTAGTCGTCGATCTAAATGACCCCGTTACCCGGCGTATTTACACCCACCAGAATGACCGTAATGTCGACAGTTTACTGGTGTACCTTGAGGCGGACGAACCCAGTTACCGCTACCAAGCGGCGCGAGCTTTCGGAAGTTTCCCCAAACTACCGGCCAGCGCCCGAACGCGACTGGTGGCTGTCCTGGGTGATCGTAACCCGCTGGTAAGGACGGCGGGGGCCTACGCGCTAGGACAAACCGGCACGGAAGAAGCAGCGCAAGACCTGGCCGCCTCTTTCGACACATTAGGTGTGTACGACGAATACAACGGGGAACTGTTAATGGCCATCGGTAAAACGGCTCCGGCCGCCACGCAGACCCAGGTGACTAATATCACCACGTACCGACCGGTGGATACGACGCTGCGAGCCGCTCAGGTTTGGAGCCTGTTCTATTTTGCCCGCAGGGGGATTCGCTCAGACCGGGGAGACAGTATTGCGCTAGCCCATTTACTTTCGGAGGAAACGCCTATGCCCGTATTAGAACCGGCCGCCTTTTACCTACAGCGATTCCCGGTTACACTGACGGCAAACCAAGAGCAAGCGATGCGTGGTTTGCTACGATCATCAACAAATTCAGACGTATTGATGGCTGCCGTCCGTACGCTGGGGGAAACGGGTGCAGCTCCCTCCAGGGTGGCGTTACTACGCGCATTGGCCAACCAACCGGACTGGCGAGTAAGGATTGAGATCCTCAAAGCTTTGGGCACCTACGATTACACACTCGTGCGACAAAACGTCTTGGAACGTCTGTCGGACGAGCACCCACTCGTCCGCCGCCAGGCAGCTACCTATTTGTTGGATCACGGTGATGCCAGTGACGCCACCTATTACCACCGCTTTGCCAAAGACTCGACGCGAACCGACATTCGGTACACGCTGTACGGAGCGGCTAATCGCTACCTCCCGCTTTACCTGACTGATTATCGTGGACGCATCAATTATGATCTCCAGCAAGCCTTCGCCGCTACGGAGGACGTGCAACAAAAGGCCGCCATCCTACAGTCACTCGCGGAGTTCCCGTGGAATTACCGGACGATCTACGATCTATACGTAGAAACTGGATCCCCCGCCGTACGGAGCGCCGCGGCAGAAGCGCTGCATACCATTAGCAGCAGGGAGGACTTCAATGAGTATTTCCGAGGGAGCGCGCCCAGAGTTCGGTTAGACCTGGCTAGCTTCTTCCAGGAAATGATTACCACCTTAGCCGTAGGGCCAGCTTACCACGCGGCGGAAGCCATCGCTGAACGCAGTGAGGTGTACCGACCACTCTACCCCGACCGCACCTGGCTGCGCTCCGCCATCAATGCATTTAAGCTACCGAAGGAAATTGAAGCCTATTACGCCGTGGATGCGGCCCGAGCAGCCCTGGCCGGAGAGCCCGCGCCCAAACCCAAACAACCCGATAGCAACGTGCGCGCCATTGATTGGGATTTGTTGGGAGAGGCAGATCAAACCGTTCAGGTCAGGACGGATGTGGGCCGTTTTACGCTAAAGATGCTTCCCGACATCGCTCCGGCATCCGTGTCCAACTTTCTTGCGTTGGCGGAAGACCAATACTACGACGGGAAAGTATTTCACCGGGTGGTTCCTAATTTCGTTGCCCAGGGCGGAGGGCCGTTAGGGGACGGTTTTGGCGCCGAGAATTATAGCCTGCGCACGGAAACCCCCAACGTGCGGTGGGATAGAACAGGCCTCGTCGGGATGGCCAGCGCGGGGAAGGATACCGAGGGCGTACAGTTCTTCATTACCCACCGGCCAACGCCGCACCTGGATGGTAATTACACCATATTTGCGGAGGTTACCGAAGGGCAGGAAGTGATCGATCAAATTACGGTGGGAACAAAAATTGAATCGATTACTATCCGCTAA
- a CDS encoding M20 family metallopeptidase, giving the protein MNDSISKIEVASAAADILPLATTARRHLHQNPELSFEEFETQAYIARQLDNLGIPYQKIAGTGILAEVLGGRGNGPTVALRGDIDALPITERNTATYASKRIGVMHACGHDVHTASLLGVAGIMQSVKNRLKGTVRFLFQPGEEKLPGGATHMIRDGALINPTPAALFGQHVHPPLEVGKVGFRPGIYMASTDELFLTVQGRGGHGAMPHLAVDPIVITAHLVTAIQQLISRNTDPTLPAVITFGKIESAGGATNVIPNAVNLQGTMRTLNEEWRKELHERLKVLVTGMAKSMGGSAELTINHGYPFLKNDEVLTRWAADEATDFLGADNVVELPIRMTGEDFAFYTHHLPACFYRLGVRNEARGIVSNVHTDTFDVDERCLETGAGLMAWLAIRQLEFAGTR; this is encoded by the coding sequence ATGAACGATTCAATCAGTAAAATAGAGGTCGCTTCCGCTGCGGCGGATATACTCCCACTGGCCACCACGGCCCGGCGGCATTTACACCAAAACCCAGAACTTAGTTTTGAGGAGTTTGAGACCCAAGCCTACATCGCTCGGCAGTTGGATAACTTGGGCATCCCGTACCAGAAGATTGCTGGGACCGGTATTCTGGCGGAAGTACTGGGGGGCAGGGGGAATGGTCCAACGGTTGCCTTACGGGGAGATATTGATGCGCTACCAATAACGGAACGGAATACGGCCACTTACGCCTCTAAAAGGATAGGCGTCATGCACGCTTGCGGCCACGACGTACATACGGCAAGTTTGCTGGGGGTGGCCGGCATTATGCAGTCCGTGAAGAATCGACTCAAAGGGACAGTTCGTTTCCTTTTCCAACCGGGGGAAGAAAAACTGCCGGGGGGCGCTACGCATATGATTCGGGACGGGGCGCTTATTAACCCCACTCCCGCGGCCCTCTTTGGTCAACACGTTCATCCGCCCCTGGAAGTTGGTAAAGTAGGCTTCCGCCCGGGTATCTACATGGCCAGTACCGATGAGCTATTCCTAACGGTGCAGGGTAGGGGAGGCCACGGAGCAATGCCTCACCTGGCGGTTGACCCCATCGTCATTACAGCTCACCTGGTGACGGCCATCCAGCAGCTTATCAGTAGAAATACAGACCCAACGCTTCCGGCAGTCATCACCTTCGGAAAGATTGAAAGCGCTGGTGGTGCGACGAACGTGATCCCCAATGCCGTCAACCTACAAGGGACGATGCGTACGCTAAATGAGGAATGGCGAAAGGAACTTCACGAGCGCCTAAAAGTCCTCGTCACGGGGATGGCAAAGAGCATGGGGGGGAGCGCGGAATTGACCATTAACCATGGCTACCCCTTCCTGAAAAATGACGAGGTACTTACCCGTTGGGCGGCAGATGAAGCAACGGACTTTTTGGGGGCGGACAACGTTGTTGAGTTACCCATCCGCATGACGGGTGAGGACTTTGCGTTCTATACCCATCACCTGCCGGCCTGCTTTTATCGGTTGGGAGTTCGGAATGAAGCCCGTGGCATAGTTAGCAACGTACACACGGATACCTTCGACGTGGATGAACGGTGCCTGGAAACCGGTGCCGGTTTAATGGCCTGGTTAGCTATCCGCCAATTGGAGTTTGCTGGCACCCGTTGA